TGAAATTGCCGACTGGGTCATATTTAGCAGAAAGGCTAGGTCGCAGACACACATTTCCGCTTCGGAAAGCGCCCAGAGTATTTTTATCCTTGTCGTATCACCAAATACTTTAAACAACTCGGCAAGATCGTACAGATTTTCTTCCTGCGGCATCGCTCCTTTGACCTTACTGACAATTTCTTCATGAATAACCAGACAGTCACACCGCAAATTCTCCGCTTTTCCCTCCATCAAAACAAACCGCTCCTTTGTATTTGCTCTATCAATTGAATACTCGATTGAATACTTGAATAAGTATTCATATATTATATTATTACGTATTTCTTTTATGGTCAATTCATTTTTCTATTTTTCTAATTTATTTTCCTTGTACGATTTCCTTGTACGATTCTCTGCATGATTTTTTTTAGCTTTTTCTGCCTTGGGTTCAAACGCCACGCTCTTTGAACCGGAATCTACGCATAGCCTGTAAATATTGATTTAAGTTTTTTAAGGCTATTTGTTAGGGTAAAATAAAGATGGACGGATATGAATGAGACCATCATTAATGCCGCCAGATAATGCAGCCAGCGTACAGGGTTTAATCCTCCTGCCGCTTTGACCGCTCTCTGCAGGGGCTTGAAGTAGAGGGTCATCCCGGTAATCATCTGGACCGGGATTAATCCTGCGAGCGAGGTAATCAATATTTTCTGACCTGGATTGTATTTGGGATACTTCGTCTTTTTTTCGGATAGGAAGAATTCGTATTTTAAGAATTCGGGTATTGCCTTTAAGGTCTTGCGGTTCGGAATGATTTCTTTATAGTTTTTGTCTTTAATCCCGTAGCAAATCCGTGCCAGGTACGAATTTAACAGTAAAAACTGGGCGACGGCATGTGTTTTCCGGGCTGAATCCATCCGTTTGAACCCGAAAGCGCGCGATGGGCTGTGAATGTAAAGCCCGCTAAAAATTAAAGCCAGTACGGCCGGCGCATAGACCCAGTGAAGCAATCTGACTGTTCCTGAATGACGTTGCTTTTTCCAATTCATATCATGATCTCCCTAACGGGTGTTCCCGTGGTTATTAAATGTGTCGAACAAGAGGAACAAATGTCAAATGCCCTGATCACCCGGCCGATTTCAATGGGCTGTTTTTCATCCGCAATCGGAATTCCGATCAGCGCTTCCTCAACCGGTCCTCTGCAATTCTGATTATCCCGAGGCGAAAAATTCCAGGCACTTGGTGTAATTATTTGGTATTGGGCAATCCTGCCGTTTTCAATTCGCAGCCAGTGTCCGAGCGGACCGCGCATTGCTCCGGTAATGCCAATGCCCTCGGCATTTTTCGGTACTTCAAAGGGTAAGAATATGCGTCCTTCCGGCTCAAGCTCATCGAGCCAGGATTCCATCAAAGCCCCTACTTTTTGGGCCTCGAGCGTCCTGGCGATCATCCGGTCCATCGTCGATATACCCTTTCGGTAATCTCCTTTGATCCAGAGCCTGGCCAGCGGGCCTCCTTCCAGCGGCACACCGAAATAGCGGGGCGCCTTTATCCAGGAATAAGCGTTTTCTTTTTCCCGTTCGGAAACAGTCCGTCCGTCAGAGGGGTTCCGCGGTCCGGGCTCTGCTGCATACCAGGACCTTGCCGTATGTTCTTTAATCAGCGACAGATCAAGCTTCTGGATTTGGCCGTTCACCACTGCTCCACCTGGAAAATATCTCTCCCGGTCTTGCTCCGTGCATGGAAACAGTCCGTATTCAAGCATATTCGGGGCTCTTTGGCCGAGTTCAAAGTAATCACTGTAAGCGTCTGCAAGGATGTATACATCGGCTACCATCTGATTCTGGATGAACCGATTTACTTTTTGGAGCTTCGACCGGAAATTCATGACCACATCGGCAGAAGGCGGAACTGTAGCCCCTCCAGCCAATATCCCATGAGGGAACGGGGCTTTTCCGCCTAGCAGCGCCACCATTTCGTGAGCCAGGCGGCTTATTTCCAGTGCTAAATACATATTCTGCACCATCGTATCGTTTTTCTTTTTTTCTAGCCGCTTATCTTTTGTATAACCTGGAACAAAGGGGGCTCTCTCTGGCAGGATCAAATAATCCACCAGGGAAAACAAATACAGATGACGGATATGATTCTGGAGAATATCTGCCCCGGTAATCAGGTTTCGCAAAATGTTGGCATTACGGGGCGGCTTGATCCCGGCAGCGTCTTCCAAGGCGTAGGAGGCAGCTGCTCCATGCAGCGATGAGCAGATCCCGCAGATTCTTTCCGTAAGGTATGCGGCGTCCCGCGGGTCTTTTCCCTGCAGTATCAGTTCAAACCCCCTGAAAAAGATCCCGCTGCAGCGGGCATCTACCACTTTTTTGTTTTCAACTGTGACCTCTACGGCGCAGGAGTTGTTAGCCCTTGTAAGTGGCCCTATGACAATCTTTTTCATGAAGTCATTCCTTTTGCTTTATTCGCGTCTTCATACAATCTTTTACCTGCCGTTTTCTTACTTATGACCTTTTTTAAGCCGGGGCCTGATTTTTAGCTTACTCCCGCCTGGAAGATCCTTTTTCAGTGTTTCCGCAAGTCTGCCTGTCAGGATGCTTCCCATCAGATGAGCGCCAATACCAAGCGCGGTCACAACCCCTGTCCATAGGCCCACCCTATTTGCCGTTACTTTGATCCCAGGAAGCTTTACATCCGGTAAGTGTTCAAAGAATGGAACGTTCCCATCGGAAAACTCCGGGCTGGCACAGCCGATACAAGGGGTATTGGCTTTTACCGGCCAGCTTAGATGCTCTCCGTTCCACTGGCGGACAGGGCAATCTGCATAGGTGACCGGCCCTTTGCAGCCGATCTTATACATACACCAGGGTTCTCCCGGCTTAGCGGCAAAGATGCTGTTGTCAAAATAATCCCGCCGCTGGCAAAGGTTATGGATGGTTTCTCCATAGAAAAGTTTGGGCCGGCTATAATCATCAAGTGCTGGCTCGCCGTACTGAATTAAATGGTTTAAAGTGCCCATCATCCATTCGGGGTTGATTGGGCATCCAGGCACATTGATAACTTTTCTGTCCAGAACAGCCTGTAACGATACGCATTTAGAAGGGTTCGGAGCCGCAGCATAGATTCCTCCGAACGCTGCACAGGTACCGGCAGCAACCACATAACGGGCTTCAGCACCCAGTTCCCGCACTGCCTGCAAAGCCGTCCAAGCCTTGCCGTTCCGATAACCGATCACAGAATACAGGCCATTGGACCTCGTCGGGATGCTCCCTTCAACTACCAGGATATATGCTGCTTTATGATTTTTCTGGAGATCATCAAGAACGTTGATGGCATCACTGCCTTCGGACGCGCCCAAAAGATAATCAAAACGAAGCTCTGCAATGCTGCTGATCAACTCCTGGTAGCCCGGATCCTTGGCATTAAGAAGGGAAAGCATGTCGCCGGCACAGGTATTCGTCCCGAGCCAGATAATGAGAGGTTTTGCTGGAACATCTTTATTCACCATCCCCTTACATCCCTTCTGCGGTCTTTCGTACGCTGTTATTTTATACTTCGCGATTTTTTTAGTTCAAAGAATATTATTACCGTATGCTATTGCACTATACGAGATTTACAGGTCTATCCTGTTTTGTTCAGGCATAGATAATTATGATTAGCCTTTCTCAAGGTTCCCCGGAAGGATGAACAAGCCATGAACTTTAAACAATTTATCTTAAGTCTGATTGTAATTGTCTTGTTAGCTACAGGCTGCAAAATCATCTGGGACAGACATCTAATAACCGTAAATGCAGTCGCAGTGTCCCCGGTTTCCGATTGGGAATATGAGGCCGTAATGAAAAGGGATATCCTCTGTCTGATGCTGGCCTATCCCGAAACCATTACCGGTGTGGATAAAGCATCTGAAAATGAGGTCTATGTCCTTTTAAAATCCGGGAAAAAAATCTTATATGATGACCGAAAAGAAAAAAACTCCTGGCAGAAA
The window above is part of the Dehalobacter sp. genome. Proteins encoded here:
- a CDS encoding metalloregulator ArsR/SmtB family transcription factor, which encodes MEGKAENLRCDCLVIHEEIVSKVKGAMPQEENLYDLAELFKVFGDTTRIKILWALSEAEMCVCDLAFLLNMTQSAISHQLRILKQCRLVKNRKEGKIVFYALDDEHIKGIFGQGMLHVKEG
- a CDS encoding cytochrome b/b6 domain-containing protein is translated as MNWKKQRHSGTVRLLHWVYAPAVLALIFSGLYIHSPSRAFGFKRMDSARKTHAVAQFLLLNSYLARICYGIKDKNYKEIIPNRKTLKAIPEFLKYEFFLSEKKTKYPKYNPGQKILITSLAGLIPVQMITGMTLYFKPLQRAVKAAGGLNPVRWLHYLAALMMVSFISVHLYFTLTNSLKKLKSIFTGYA
- a CDS encoding nickel-dependent hydrogenase large subunit; this translates as MKKIVIGPLTRANNSCAVEVTVENKKVVDARCSGIFFRGFELILQGKDPRDAAYLTERICGICSSLHGAAASYALEDAAGIKPPRNANILRNLITGADILQNHIRHLYLFSLVDYLILPERAPFVPGYTKDKRLEKKKNDTMVQNMYLALEISRLAHEMVALLGGKAPFPHGILAGGATVPPSADVVMNFRSKLQKVNRFIQNQMVADVYILADAYSDYFELGQRAPNMLEYGLFPCTEQDRERYFPGGAVVNGQIQKLDLSLIKEHTARSWYAAEPGPRNPSDGRTVSEREKENAYSWIKAPRYFGVPLEGGPLARLWIKGDYRKGISTMDRMIARTLEAQKVGALMESWLDELEPEGRIFLPFEVPKNAEGIGITGAMRGPLGHWLRIENGRIAQYQIITPSAWNFSPRDNQNCRGPVEEALIGIPIADEKQPIEIGRVIRAFDICSSCSTHLITTGTPVREIMI
- a CDS encoding hydrogenase small subunit, producing the protein MVNKDVPAKPLIIWLGTNTCAGDMLSLLNAKDPGYQELISSIAELRFDYLLGASEGSDAINVLDDLQKNHKAAYILVVEGSIPTRSNGLYSVIGYRNGKAWTALQAVRELGAEARYVVAAGTCAAFGGIYAAAPNPSKCVSLQAVLDRKVINVPGCPINPEWMMGTLNHLIQYGEPALDDYSRPKLFYGETIHNLCQRRDYFDNSIFAAKPGEPWCMYKIGCKGPVTYADCPVRQWNGEHLSWPVKANTPCIGCASPEFSDGNVPFFEHLPDVKLPGIKVTANRVGLWTGVVTALGIGAHLMGSILTGRLAETLKKDLPGGSKLKIRPRLKKGHK